Proteins encoded by one window of Arabidopsis thaliana chromosome 2, partial sequence:
- a CDS encoding Leucine-rich repeat protein kinase family protein encodes MQISLQIHLSSFTFLLLIFLLPVLSESQVASSESQTLLEIQKQLQYPQVLQSWTDTTNFCHIRPSPSLRIICLHGHVTELTVTGNRTSKLSGSFHKLFTLLTQLSSLKTLSLTSLGISGSLSPKIITKLSPSLESLNLSSNFISGKIPEEIVSLKNLKSLVLRDNMFWGFVSDDLRGLSNLQELDLGGNKLGPEVPSLPSKLTTVSLKNNSFRSKIPEQIKKLNNLQSLDLSSNEFTGSIPEFLFSIPSLQILSLDQNLLSGSLPNSSCTSSKIITLDVSHNLLTGKLPSCYSSKSFSNQTVLFSFNCLSLIGTPNAKYQRPLSFCQNQASKAIAVEPIPKAKDKDSARIKLGLVILIIIGVIILAAILVLLVLIALKRRRSRSEDDPFEVNNSNNERHASDKVSVCSTTTASSKSLPDSRRVPQTMRSAVIGLPPYRVFSLEELEEATNDFDAASLFCEQLYRGCLREGIPVTVRVIKLKQKSLPQSLAQQMEVLSKLRHMHLVSVLGHSIASNQDHNQHAGHTIFIVQEYISSGSLRDFLTNCRKKEVLKWPQRMAIAIGVARGIQFLHMGVAPGIFGNNLKIENIMLDETLTVKISGYTIPLPSKVGEERPQAKKPRRLLLFLKI; translated from the exons ATGCAGATTTCTCTTCAAATCCATTTATCTTCcttcacttttcttcttcttattttccttcttccaGTACTCTCTGAGTCTCAGGTAGCTTCAAGTGAATCACAAACTCTTCTTGAAATCCAGAAGCAACTACAATATCCACAGGTTCTTCAATCATGGACTGATACAACCAACTTCTGTCACATTCGTCCGTCTCCTTCCTTGAGAATCATCTGCCTCCATGGTCACGTAACAGAGTTAACCGTCACCGGGAACAGAACTAGTAAGCTCTCTGGAAGTTTTCATAAACTCTTCACTCTTCTTACACAACTATCGAGCTTAAAGACTTTGTCTCTTACTTCTCTCGGAATTTCTGGTTCTCTTTCTCCTAAGATCATCACTAAGCTATCACCGTCTCTTGAGTCTCTCAATCTTAGCTCTAATTTCATCTCTGGGAAGATTCCAGAAGAGATTGTGTctttgaagaatctgaaaagCCTTGTTTTAAGAGACAATATGTTCTGGGGTTTTGTCTCTGATGATCTCAGAGGATTATCAAATCTTCAAGAGCTGGATTTGGGAGGTAATAAACTCGGTCCTGAAGTTCCTTCACTCCCAAGTAAGCTCACCACTGTTTCATTGAAGAACAACTCCTTTAGATCCAAGATTCCAGAACAGATCAAGAAGCTGAATAACCTTCAAAGTTTAGACCTTTCTTCCAACGAATTCACCGGGTCGATTCCAGAGTTTCTGTTTTCGATTCCTTCTCTTCAAATTCTCAGTTTGGATCAGAATCTGTTAAGCGGGTCACTTCCAAATTCTTCTTGCACCTCCTCAAAGATTATAACTTTAGACGTGTCTCACAATCTTTTAACTGGAAAGCTTCCTTCTTGCTACTCTTCAAAGAGTTTCAGTAATCAGACAGTGCTTTTCTCATTCAACTGCTTGTCTTTGATTGGCACTCCTAACGCGAAGTATCAGCGTCCGCTTTCTTTCTGTCAAAACCAAGCAAGCAAGGCAATAGCTGTGGAACCTATCCCCAAGGCTAAAGATAAAGATTCTGCAAGAATCAAACTCGGGTTAGTGATTTTGATAATCATCGGTGTGATCATCCTTGCAGCAATTTTGGTTCTGTTGGTTTTGATTGCcctcaaaagaagaagatcaagatcAGAAGATGATCCTTTTGAAGTGAACAACAGCAACAATGAGAGACATGCCTCTGATAAAGTCTCTGTTTGCAGCACCACAACTGCCAGCTCTAAGTCATTACCAGATTCAA GACGTGTACCACAGACAATGAGATCTGCAGTGATTGGTTTGCCACCGTACCGCGTTTTCTCCTTGGAGGAACTGGAAGAAGCGACTAACGACTTTGATGCAGCTAGCCTGTTCTGCGAAcag CTGTATAGAGGTTGTCTAAGAGAAGGCATACCAGTGACAGTGCGAGTTATCAAGCTGAAGCAGAAGAGCTTGCCACAAAGCTTAGCTCAACAGATGGAAGTTTTATCAAAGCTAAGGCATATGCATTTGGTTAGCGTTCTTGGACACTCCATTGCCAGTAACCAAGACCACAATCAACACGCTGGACACACCATCTTCATTGTTCAAGAATACATCTCTAGTGGATCATTGCGGGACTTTCTCACAA ACTGTAGGAAGAAAGAGGTACTGAAATGGCCTCAGAGAATGGCGATAGCAATAGGAGTCGCTCGAGGGATACAGTTCTTGCATATGGGAGTAGCACCAGGAATCTTTGGGAACAATTTGAAGATAGAGAACATCATGCTTGATGAAACACTCACAGTAAAAATCAGTGGCTATACTATTCCTTTACCATCCAAG GTTGGAGAAGAGAGGCCTCAAGCCAAAAAACCTCggaggttgttgttgtttcttaaGATATGA